Part of the Syngnathus typhle isolate RoL2023-S1 ecotype Sweden linkage group LG17, RoL_Styp_1.0, whole genome shotgun sequence genome is shown below.
GACCTGAAAAAGCCACGGGGCAAAAAATGCCACTTTGTGAAATTCTTTGGAACTGAAGACCAGTAAGTAAATATCAGCATATGTCTTTACTGAGCTTGTTCTTCAATAAGTGCATATGATTACAATTCTCTTTCAGTGCTTGGATCAAAGTGGAGCAGCTGAAGCCCTACCATCCTCATAAAGAGGAAATGATCAAGATAAATAAAGGCAAACGCTTCCAGCAGGCTGTCGATGCAGTGGAAGACTTTCTCAAAAAATCAAAGGGGAAAGAACAGGTGAGTgacttgtctaataaagatcagtTGTATATCGGCAAGTAAAATctgaatgattgttttttttaaagaacgcTGAAGGTAAAGGAGACTCCAAAGGAAAGAAGACTCCTAAGAAACCACTAAAAATACTGGATGAGGACGATGAGGATCTCAGTGCCTTGAGGGACCCATCTGAGAAGGTCAGTAAGACAGAATTGGACAAGAAAAATGTCTGTTCTGTCAATTAGTCACAAAGGACCCACACTGAGCACTACATTAGCACTAAAAATACATTGTCACAGACATCTGCAACAGTCCATGCCTTTAAAGATCTAAACTGCGGGAACTCAGTTGCATGAACAGATTACACATGCTGTTGGTGAGCATGTTGTGCCTAATATAATAAATGGGtccacatgcaaaaaaaaaaaaaatccagacaaacTCGATTGCATATCCAAACCGATGCAAAAGCTGATCTGCTAGCCAGGAGCTCCCGGGCATCCGCATGATGATCACAATTGCGAGAAGTTCCCGTGCATTGTGGCAGGGGTTATGTACGAATTTCAAATTCAACACAAATTGCGTTGGCTGAGTTTGCATCATTCCAAAATATGGCTGAAAAGGTTTAATGATGCACACCTCTAAAGTAACAAATTAttaaaagtaattttttttgggATGACTCTCTTGGTTTGCACCTATTTTTTTGCCCTTGCAAACCTTTAGTCAAGTTATTTGAATGTTTTGCTTTAATGGACATAGTTGGTACAATGGATATAATTATAGCGATATTTGTTTTATTGAAGTATGTCCCTTATTTCAAGAttcaatatttgttttgttgttttactaCACTCCAAATGGGGTGTAAAGATAAATTCCATACATGTCACATGGTTGCTGCAAGCAACACGGTGTATTCAGAGTGTGGGGACAACGCATCATTTCTCTTTGGTTAGAATACTTTTCAGCTCATTAGTATGCCAaatattaattttcaaaatcgttTGGAAATTCAGACTAGTGGTCGCTTCTCACATTTGTATGTATTAGTTTTGAGTTATGTTCATGTAATTTGTGTCTGTCACACTGGAGGTCATTTTAACATTGGTATTTTGAAGACTAAAAACTTGTGGTTTTGTCATATTTGAAATGGGCAGGCCCCGGAGATCTCAGCAAATTCACCCTCTGTTTTAAAAGGTGAATGTGTGTCTCTTTCCTCCTTAAAGGACTTAACTGACTCTGACCCTGAGCCGTCCACTATTGAGAGGCTGGGGGCTGCATCTGGATTCAAATGGGAAAGCAGTGTAGGTGAACCCATCCCACCCATACTTCCCACCAAGCTTGCTTTGCCTTGCCCTTCTTCTACCTCAATTTAACCCTTGGCTTTAATGAACAACTATGCCGACTTTTCCCTTCTGACCTTTTGGTGCTTGCACTTGACCACTGATTCTGTTTGGTTCCGCCCTTTTGGTTTTGACACATTTGAGTGTGTCGAGGCTTTCAaagggctgatttttttttgtttgagttCATAGAGAACATATGATTTGACCTAACCACCAAGCGACTTTAAAGCATGGGTTGTAGCCGTGGTTCTCAACTGTTGCCAAATGGGACTCGCATCTTCCTGTCGTCGTAAAGGCGCGGCCCACTTTTACATCAATTGAGATAAATGATAACGAAAATGTTCCAAATTTGCCTTGGAGAATATTTGCCTTTTGAAAAATACTGTATTTGTGTGAAGCAacccttcttttctttttacaaacTGCGCGTGACCCACTTTGAATGAATCCTCAGCCAACTGTTCGGTCCCAACTCACCAGTTGAGAATCACTCTTCTAGGGTTTAGTTGAACCTAATATGTGGCTTCAGCAGTTTATGACCATGGATGGATAGAAAGTTTAAAGTACagttaaagttttttttccttttccccccCGACAGCATTTGAGAGATAAAACTATGACGCAAATGGGTAACTGCATGAAAATATCATATTCACACCAAAACattcccattaaaaaaaaatcaaatattttcttttcaaatcattttCGTTGGTCTTTTCATTATTCGAAGCATGGACTTTaatgtgtacattttttttctgcctaacACGGTAAAtttcatttagaaaaaaaaaaactcaccccaTCAGATGTTCTCGTGTAGTAAGGGACGTAGTACTTTGATTGACTGCTGAATCCTCAGATTAGCTTCAGCTCAATTAAGTGAGCCCCTTTCTCCTCCAAATGAGTGTGAACTGTACTTTAGATGAGTGGCCAATCATTAGACTTGTCAATGTTAACAGGAGGTCTTCATTACAACCATTGCCATGCCATACAGCTGCTTGTTTTTTGGGTTATAATCCATGAAAGTGACGTGTGTTATTAATTGGAAGGAATGTGTGGAAAACGTTCAGCGCCATTTTAGTTTGAGTCGAAAAGGCTCAACATTCCCACAACAACTGCACTGAGCGGAAAGTGGTGCTTTGACATGGGGAAAATGAGCCCACAGCCAAAATCCTACATGGCAGCCGGGGTGAGTAGGTTACAAGGCCGACAACGACTGAAGTTTTAGCTCAGTGGCTGGTTAGTTGGTTCCAGATCTGGGTATGCTCCCCAACTTGggtgtttatttgttttgttttcacataAGTGGAACATCGTCCTGTAAGTTATTTTGTGGGGGTTAAAAAGTCACATAATTTGTATAATACCTATTTTTGTGTTTACATTTACAGTGGTCTAATTCCTTTTGTTGCGTGGTTGGTTTTCCAAGAAATTCCAACTGGGATCTGATTAAAAAGCTAAAGCTTTCTCagtgagggcagaagatcaTTTAACAAGTCACATGCTGCAAGCAATGCAGTGCAGCGTCAGAACTTTAAGTCAACCACCCCTCCCTAATGCCGTTCAgcacttgaatttttttttttcttcgattcTGATATTTCTATGATCTTAAAAAGTCAGAAGCTAAATTATGATGAAATTTAGATTTGCCCAGTCCATCATTTTCACAACAGTCTATTGCTCTCATTTGTTTTAAGGTTTACCATCCTCAAAAATAACTTTTGCAAAGATACATTATAACAAAAGGTATACAGCCAATAATAAACAGAATTACTATAAACTGAATTGTAAAATGTCACTCTTCAACTTAAGTAAACACACAGTGACTTGCAATTTGAGCTGATTTGCTGATTATGCACGGTCTGGTTTTTGTGCACCCCTGTTTACGATGTGAAATGAAAATTCATCTCAAATGTTattgaatttctttttccctttaaCATTTGTTGTTGGcggccaactttttttttttttttttcttgtgtattTTTCAAATCTAGCTGTTGTAGAAATTTGAATCTTGGTTTAGGCCCTCTTATGTGTGGGGGTTCTCCTGGTGCTTTATGGGGGTTTCCCCCTGGTACTCAGGCTTTATCCCACATTTCCAAAAACAAGCATGCTGGGTTCATTGATGACTGATATTTACATACGTGTCAGGGTAGTTGTGATCCAAGCGttaaatggatggatattctGGGATTGAAATGACATTTTGCTTTCTAGCAGCAAAACAGTCATTCCAAATGGTCACAGAAAGACCAATGGTGTTCTCTATTTATGCTCCTTTTCAAAAAGAGCACCTTCCAATGAATTCCTTATTCTGTTACAGCCTGTGAAGGATGACCcacattttcatcatttcttGCTTAGCCAGTCTGAGAAGGTAAGAGTATTTGTTGTGCATTGGAACTTGAAAGCCAATATAGATtgtctgctttttttcccctaaatcCACTGTTGCGTTATGCATCTCAAAATGGGAAGCTCAGCTGCTTTTGTGTCAAATACATAACACTATTGCATCCTCTATTGCTGTGTTTTATTAGCCTGCCTCATCCATGGAACCGATAAGCAAGCGTCTAAAAATTATTGAAGAGGTACAGTGGAGCGACTTTGAAACTATATCGTTTTGAAATCGAATTACATTCACTCGGAAAGACAACTATAGCTTTTGATTTGACAGGACACAGCATCAACATCCATTCAAGCGGCAGACAGCACGGCCATCAATGGCAGCATCACACCGACCGATAAAAGGTAGGAGGACgtttggtgtaaaaaaaaaaaatataaaaatagaaaTTTGCAATCGTAGAAGAATTTGAAGTGGTTTCTAGGGTTTGGGGGTTTTATCCATTCGGATCACATTTGACCAGTTTGTTTTCTCGTTTACTTCCAGGATAGGGTTCCTCGGTCTGGGCCTGATGGGTAGCGGCATCGTATCGAACCTGTTGAAAATGGGTCACGTTGTGACCGTCTGGAACCGCACAGCAGAAAAGGTAGGATGTTCGAAAGCAATCTTGTGTCAAAAAAGACTGCTGCTGTTACAAAATGACCAAATATGGGCCTTCCCCTTCTGTGGCTCTGACCATGGCTGTATTGCTGTAATAATAAATACGGAACTCTTATATTATTATCCTGATGCTCTTTAATCAAAATAATATGCAGAAATAGTTTTGATGGTAACTCATTTTAGAATGTAGTCAGTTAAGCCGTTTCGAACCGGCCCTTTATGTGTTCCAGTGCGACCTGTTCATCCAAGAAGGAGCCAGGTTGGGTCGGACTCCCGCAGAAGTGGCTTCAATGTGTGACATCACATTCTCTTGTGTCTCTGACCCAAAAGCTGCCCGAGATGTGAGTTTGAAGAAAAGAATCCCGAATTGCTGATGGTTTTGGCTTTGCAGATACGAATGTTTTTTGTGTGATTTGATCCAGTTGGTTTTGGGTCCCAGTGGAGTGCTGCAGGGAATCAGGCCGGGCAAATGCTATGTCGAGATGAGTACCGTTGACCCAGAGACTATTACAGAACTCTCACAGGTTTGTCAACCCAGAATAGTGTGCTTTGTGTTGACAACACCTTTAAAATTGTAGGCTTTAATTTGCGACATGCATTGTTGAAATCAGCTGGTCACATCACGGGGTGGCCGTTTCCTGGAGGCTCCAGTGGCCGGAAGCCAGCAGCTCTCCAATGACGGGATGTTGGTCATCTTGGCAGCCGGGGACCGAACTGTTTATGAGGACTGCAGCAGCTGCTTTCAAGCTATGGGCAAGACTTCCTTCTTCTTGGGTATGTGGCGGGTAATGATGccagccatcttttttttttttttttttgtgtgtcacttACACTGTTAAAGATGTATATCATCAAATTCTGTCTGTTGAGTTTCACTAATATGTAAACGGCATCCACAAAATAATAGCAAActacatgtatttatttttctacacATAAGCCACATATAATTATGAGAATCGGAAATAGAAGTgaataaaattacattttaaagatGGTAAATAAAGAACTTGAGTAATGCGGTTGcataaattcaaataaaatgatgtaATCTCAgtggtgtttttgtgtgtgttccaaaatgtgccatttttatttcaaaggtGAAGCAGGTAACGCAGCAAGAATGATGCTCATCCTTAACATGGTGCAGGGCAGCTTCATGGCCACCATTGCTGAAGGACTCACTCTGGCTCAGGCGACAGGCCAATCACAGCAGACCTTCTTGGACATTCTATGCCAGGGCCAGATGGCGAGTACCTTTGTGGACCAGAAATGTCAAAGTAAGTCAAGTCCATGGGGTTTTAAAGACAGCTTGTCTGTTTTAGTCAAAATGATGCAATATCTCTGTGCATGACAATTCACATTTGAACAATATACACAGATATTATtcatgtggggttttttttctgttttttctttttttcttgttgcctTACGTAGATATTCTACAAGGCAACTTTAAGCCAGACTACTATTTGAAGCACATTCAGAAAGATTTAAGGCTTGCCATCTCCATGGGGGATATGGCCAACCATCCTACCCCAATGGCTGCAGCTGCCAATGAGGTACTTTTACTTTGTGTCGTGTTGCTCTTTTGTTcttccttcaaaataaaagatctaaaTTCTTAGTATTAACTTTCTATAATGGGttgcaaaagaagaaaaacgccttgttttgtttttttataggtGTACAAGAGGGCCAAGGCACTGGACCAGTCAGACAATGATATTTCTGCAGTCTACCGAGCCTACATTCATTAGATTGAGGTGTGACTTACTGTCTTGGACCACACAGTCTTTAATTTTTCTCTCCTCTTGATGTAACCCGTTTTATCCTTTTAATTCTCGTTTTATTTTACAGCGTTATCCCCCTTTGTTTTGCGCCCGCTCGGTCGGTTATATGCCCACAACTGATGGGATTGCAATTTCTCCACGATAAGGAAACATTGAACATTGCACTGACTTAACCGAG
Proteins encoded:
- the glyr1 gene encoding cytokine-like nuclear factor N-PAC isoform X1, encoding MATVHLRIGDLVWGKLGRYPPWPGKIVSPPKDLKKPRGKKCHFVKFFGTEDHAWIKVEQLKPYHPHKEEMIKINKGKRFQQAVDAVEDFLKKSKGKEQNAEGKGDSKGKKTPKKPLKILDEDDEDLSALRDPSEKDLTDSDPEPSTIERLGAASGFKWESSPVKDDPHFHHFLLSQSEKPASSMEPISKRLKIIEEDTASTSIQAADSTAINGSITPTDKRIGFLGLGLMGSGIVSNLLKMGHVVTVWNRTAEKCDLFIQEGARLGRTPAEVASMCDITFSCVSDPKAARDLVLGPSGVLQGIRPGKCYVEMSTVDPETITELSQLVTSRGGRFLEAPVAGSQQLSNDGMLVILAAGDRTVYEDCSSCFQAMGKTSFFLGEAGNAARMMLILNMVQGSFMATIAEGLTLAQATGQSQQTFLDILCQGQMASTFVDQKCQNILQGNFKPDYYLKHIQKDLRLAISMGDMANHPTPMAAAANEVYKRAKALDQSDNDISAVYRAYIH
- the glyr1 gene encoding cytokine-like nuclear factor N-PAC isoform X2 → MATVHLRIGDLVWGKLGRYPPWPGKIVSPPKDLKKPRGKKCHFVKFFGTEDHAWIKVEQLKPYHPHKEEMIKINKGKRFQQAVDAVEDFLKKSKGKEQNAEGKGDSKGKKTPKKPLKILDEDDEDLSALRDPSEKPVKDDPHFHHFLLSQSEKPASSMEPISKRLKIIEEDTASTSIQAADSTAINGSITPTDKRIGFLGLGLMGSGIVSNLLKMGHVVTVWNRTAEKCDLFIQEGARLGRTPAEVASMCDITFSCVSDPKAARDLVLGPSGVLQGIRPGKCYVEMSTVDPETITELSQLVTSRGGRFLEAPVAGSQQLSNDGMLVILAAGDRTVYEDCSSCFQAMGKTSFFLGEAGNAARMMLILNMVQGSFMATIAEGLTLAQATGQSQQTFLDILCQGQMASTFVDQKCQNILQGNFKPDYYLKHIQKDLRLAISMGDMANHPTPMAAAANEVYKRAKALDQSDNDISAVYRAYIH